In the genome of Bradyrhizobium sp. CIAT3101, one region contains:
- a CDS encoding restriction endonuclease, giving the protein MAYDFRNLSYLDFEDLARDLVGRELGCRFEAFCPGPDGGIDGRNASAASGTMILQAKHYAGSSFSDLKAALRRSRSAIDSLGPDRYVLVTSFGFTPGGKGELAQLIGPALRNEDDILGPEDLNGLLRKYPDIEQANIKLWLSSAAVLDRMVNAANHVVTALSRGEIEDKVRVYAPNPSFREARDKLESGHVVIISGPPGVGKTTLAEMLSFAYIVEGWEYVVVRSLDDGFAKLHDTQRQNFFFDDFLGTAALDTRALAAKDSDLARFLKRVRTSSNARFVLTTRAPIFDEARRVSERLADKSLDIVKYVLDVGLYTRRIKARILYNHLLVSNISFDHIRALWSSGAVPRIVDHKNYNPRIIEAMTDGVQVGAVGADDYPAEFIKSLDNPQRIWDVSFRSHIPRKCQHLLYSLFFCLDYGVLIDELRVIFNGLHQFVSSKYAVPHDSSDFEESLRILEGGYIAIRDRRVSFINPSLRDYLSDRLDDVDLICDFASAAQKADWASRLWDYVRIDKLWSPQRHIQVARCFLPLATRFHELPRWIPSQTTPNAWEYHDIGDAERISLLLTWRACSGDAQFEQLALALATQRVGHFDAWGDGRRLVKLLLELSDQQDDYGLDDRPALVNRLEEGLTEMLGGHMMPDDLESIWDEIDARRTSFSPRVADAARDAIADHIRDVQSFVEGLDAESELRDHIKTIERFGRRFAIPDDELKRAISVVHERIAEIGLKAETAPSPSRSSMPTPERESFDDRDLANLFAPLVHGLK; this is encoded by the coding sequence ATGGCCTACGACTTTCGCAACCTTTCCTATCTCGATTTCGAAGACCTGGCCCGCGATCTCGTGGGCCGGGAGCTCGGCTGTCGCTTTGAGGCGTTCTGCCCCGGCCCCGATGGCGGGATTGATGGACGAAATGCGAGCGCTGCGTCCGGGACGATGATTCTTCAAGCCAAGCACTATGCTGGCTCATCGTTCTCCGACTTGAAAGCTGCGTTGCGACGCTCGCGGTCGGCAATCGATAGTCTGGGGCCGGACCGCTATGTCCTCGTGACGTCGTTCGGTTTCACGCCAGGCGGCAAGGGTGAGCTCGCGCAATTGATCGGCCCCGCCCTGCGCAACGAGGACGATATCCTCGGCCCGGAGGATCTCAACGGGCTGCTTCGAAAATATCCGGACATCGAACAGGCGAACATTAAGCTCTGGCTATCGTCAGCGGCCGTACTTGATCGAATGGTCAATGCCGCAAACCATGTTGTCACGGCACTGTCTCGCGGGGAAATCGAGGACAAGGTCCGCGTCTACGCTCCAAATCCAAGCTTCCGGGAGGCACGCGACAAGCTGGAGTCCGGGCACGTCGTCATCATTTCCGGTCCGCCAGGCGTCGGCAAGACAACGCTCGCCGAAATGCTTTCATTCGCCTACATCGTCGAGGGCTGGGAATATGTGGTGGTCAGAAGTCTCGATGATGGATTTGCGAAGTTGCACGACACGCAACGGCAGAATTTTTTCTTCGATGACTTCCTCGGCACGGCTGCACTCGATACGCGCGCCCTTGCCGCCAAGGACTCCGACCTTGCACGCTTCCTCAAGAGGGTTCGCACGTCGTCAAACGCCAGATTCGTCCTGACCACGCGCGCGCCCATCTTCGATGAGGCGCGGCGGGTCTCGGAACGTCTCGCCGACAAGAGCCTTGATATCGTCAAATACGTTCTGGATGTCGGTCTCTACACGCGACGGATCAAAGCACGGATCCTGTATAATCACCTGTTGGTCTCGAATATCTCGTTCGACCACATCCGCGCCCTATGGTCGTCAGGGGCGGTTCCCAGAATCGTTGACCACAAGAACTACAATCCGCGGATCATCGAAGCGATGACAGACGGCGTGCAAGTGGGAGCTGTCGGCGCAGACGACTATCCCGCCGAATTCATTAAGTCTCTGGACAACCCTCAACGGATTTGGGACGTGTCCTTTCGCTCCCACATCCCGAGAAAATGCCAACATCTGCTCTACAGCCTCTTCTTTTGCTTGGACTACGGCGTCCTGATCGACGAGCTACGGGTGATCTTCAATGGGCTGCATCAGTTCGTCTCGAGCAAATATGCGGTACCGCACGATTCCAGTGACTTCGAGGAATCCTTGCGGATCCTGGAGGGAGGTTACATCGCGATAAGAGACAGACGCGTTAGCTTCATCAATCCATCCCTTCGCGACTATCTTTCCGATCGTCTTGACGACGTGGATTTGATATGTGACTTCGCCTCAGCCGCGCAGAAGGCCGACTGGGCCAGCCGTCTGTGGGACTATGTTCGCATCGACAAGCTTTGGAGCCCGCAGCGACATATCCAAGTGGCGCGATGCTTCCTCCCGCTTGCCACTCGCTTCCACGAGCTCCCCAGATGGATACCGTCACAAACAACGCCCAACGCGTGGGAATATCACGACATAGGTGATGCAGAACGCATCTCGCTTCTGCTGACCTGGCGCGCCTGTTCGGGTGACGCGCAGTTCGAGCAGCTTGCGCTCGCCCTGGCAACGCAACGTGTGGGCCACTTCGACGCGTGGGGAGACGGTCGTCGCCTTGTCAAGCTGCTGCTCGAACTTTCCGACCAGCAGGACGATTACGGGTTGGACGATCGGCCTGCGCTGGTCAATCGGCTCGAGGAAGGTCTGACCGAAATGCTTGGCGGCCACATGATGCCGGACGACCTGGAGAGCATATGGGATGAGATCGACGCGAGACGAACGTCTTTCAGCCCACGCGTAGCCGACGCCGCCAGGGACGCAATCGCAGACCATATTCGGGATGTTCAATCGTTCGTCGAGGGTCTCGATGCGGAATCGGAACTCAGGGACCATATTAAGACGATCGAACGCTTCGGCCGCCGTTTCGCGATCCCGGACGACGAGCTGAAGAGGGCGATCAGCGTGGTACACGAACGCATTGCGGAAATCGGTTTGAAGGCCGAAACCGCGCCTTCTCCGTCACGATCATCGATGCCGACGCCGGAGCGTGAGAGCTTTGATGACAGGGATCTGGCCAATTTGTTTGCACCGCTGGTCCACGGTCTCAAGTGA